In the genome of Candidatus Moraniibacteriota bacterium, one region contains:
- a CDS encoding right-handed parallel beta-helix repeat-containing protein: MSVLIGKIRKNSLFQEGVLGMFLLTLVIAPLVSFAGGSHKMYVDAHASGSEDGSSAHPYQTISEALKHADSGDEIHILPGKYEDNLDIPKGVELYGSGKDEVIIEAEKGSRSVAIMRHKSKLDGVTLKGGKYGIWVKKDARVSIVNCNIRKSDEDGIYAESAPISDKYALNISDSEIEYNGRNGLFSQKRRVVLVNNEIQQNKSDGLELAAGSSSWMDDNVVSKNGGSGMRVTLDGSNIYIASKNSIHSNAREGVEVNAFGGQGVVNIKKSRIAENGRYGIARVQRSNFSPSIWNGLVVEGNNTFFGNGFGDVSSIVRGF; encoded by the coding sequence ATGTCGGTATTGATTGGAAAAATAAGGAAAAACAGTCTTTTTCAAGAGGGTGTTTTGGGAATGTTTCTTTTGACGCTTGTTATAGCACCTCTCGTCTCTTTCGCAGGAGGTTCTCACAAGATGTATGTTGACGCGCATGCATCCGGCTCTGAAGATGGGTCATCAGCGCACCCGTATCAGACCATTTCCGAGGCACTGAAACATGCTGACAGTGGTGATGAGATTCATATTCTTCCGGGAAAGTATGAGGATAACCTTGATATTCCAAAAGGGGTTGAGTTGTACGGGAGCGGCAAAGATGAGGTGATCATCGAGGCGGAAAAGGGAAGTCGGTCGGTTGCCATCATGCGACACAAATCGAAGCTGGACGGCGTTACGCTGAAAGGTGGGAAATACGGCATCTGGGTAAAGAAGGATGCTCGCGTATCTATAGTTAATTGCAATATCCGAAAGAGCGATGAAGATGGAATCTACGCCGAAAGCGCTCCAATTTCTGACAAATATGCGTTGAATATTTCGGATTCGGAAATCGAATACAATGGACGGAACGGACTTTTTTCCCAGAAACGGCGAGTTGTTCTCGTGAATAATGAGATTCAACAGAACAAGAGCGACGGGTTGGAACTTGCTGCCGGATCAAGTTCGTGGATGGACGACAATGTTGTAAGTAAGAACGGCGGATCGGGTATGCGTGTTACACTGGATGGTTCGAATATCTACATTGCGAGCAAGAACTCGATTCATTCGAATGCCCGCGAGGGTGTCGAAGTCAATGCATTTGGAGGACAAGGAGTTGTCAATATCAAGAAGTCACGCATAGCGGAGAATGGTCGCTATGGCATTGCACGTGTTCAGCGGTCGAACTTCTCTCCTTCAATCTGGAACGGTCTTGTGGTTGAAGGAAACAATACTTTCTTTGGGAATGGATTCGGAGATGTGTCTTCGATTGTTCGCGGATTCTAA
- a CDS encoding O-antigen ligase family protein: protein MVNTADSSRIRLLSRETVAAVLIIGVLSASLLFGLVFGFSAAMFLVSGLVAGVVSFLFPRSGIYATLFLLLVFERFYTLQPLLVGKTIYHIYPLDIVVGAIFFRMFLELFSGNMRLRLTAPIGFLLAFFAYASIRFGVDILSVGDRSLSTAFSTWKNYVFYGGISIFVAMLFQEKEHLVRFAKFFSAGVLAIVIFLVIGIVRGEGLWTEYTPLSTSGHRILAFPHAFYFSVAFLASTTLFTFLMQCLKGVWRGIFLVVYPVFLVGIFGSLMRHLWLGIFVSLVLSFLLFRKRVFRSIANIVKQYALVALLLASLSFTVLLTVSSVTPSAGASGEVFRVFAERLVSLGNAEDTSIAWRGVVWKSALAEFSKNPLFGIGFGNRVSVEMDGYRDYVEIRNMHNSWFALLVQTGILGFSLFLFFAGSLLFQGMQVFRGLADTDLLRSASMALMIVIIFCSAIFLSQPYLETNLLSLVFWLSAGLLFAVESIFRRNSKSEGL from the coding sequence ATGGTCAATACAGCTGATTCTTCAAGGATTCGCCTCTTGTCTCGCGAGACCGTTGCGGCGGTTCTTATTATTGGGGTGCTTTCCGCTTCTCTCCTTTTTGGGTTGGTGTTTGGATTTTCGGCAGCGATGTTTCTTGTATCCGGGCTGGTAGCGGGAGTTGTTTCGTTTCTGTTTCCGCGTTCGGGTATCTATGCGACACTCTTTCTTCTGCTTGTTTTCGAGCGTTTCTATACGCTCCAACCGCTTTTGGTTGGGAAGACTATTTACCATATTTACCCGCTTGATATTGTTGTGGGTGCTATTTTCTTTCGGATGTTTCTCGAACTATTCAGCGGGAATATGCGACTCCGATTGACGGCGCCGATCGGGTTTCTATTGGCATTTTTTGCATACGCTTCGATTCGTTTCGGGGTCGATATCTTGAGTGTGGGTGATCGGAGTCTCTCGACCGCTTTTAGTACCTGGAAGAACTACGTGTTCTATGGGGGTATTTCCATTTTTGTCGCTATGCTCTTTCAGGAGAAAGAGCACCTTGTTCGATTTGCAAAATTCTTCTCGGCGGGTGTGCTGGCGATAGTGATTTTCCTTGTTATCGGAATTGTGCGGGGTGAGGGACTGTGGACCGAATACACGCCGCTCTCGACATCGGGACACCGGATACTCGCTTTTCCGCACGCGTTTTATTTTTCTGTGGCATTTCTTGCAAGTACAACGCTTTTCACATTTCTGATGCAATGCTTGAAAGGCGTGTGGAGGGGGATTTTTCTGGTAGTGTACCCCGTATTTTTGGTGGGCATATTCGGATCCCTCATGCGTCATCTCTGGTTGGGAATATTCGTATCGCTTGTATTGAGTTTCCTTCTCTTCCGGAAGAGGGTTTTCCGATCGATTGCGAATATCGTGAAGCAGTATGCACTTGTCGCTTTGCTTCTCGCATCGCTTTCATTCACGGTGTTGCTGACGGTTTCTTCGGTAACTCCATCAGCAGGTGCGAGCGGCGAAGTGTTCAGAGTTTTTGCCGAGCGCCTGGTGTCTTTGGGGAATGCGGAGGACACAAGTATAGCCTGGCGCGGCGTTGTTTGGAAAAGTGCGCTTGCCGAGTTTTCAAAGAATCCTCTTTTCGGTATTGGATTCGGCAATCGCGTCTCTGTTGAAATGGACGGGTATCGAGATTATGTCGAAATACGAAATATGCACAACTCATGGTTTGCGCTTTTGGTGCAGACGGGCATTCTCGGATTCTCTCTCTTTTTGTTCTTTGCGGGCAGTCTTCTCTTTCAAGGCATGCAAGTGTTCCGCGGATTGGCAGATACTGACCTCCTAAGATCGGCGAGTATGGCACTGATGATAGTTATCATATTCTGCTCGGCTATATTTCTCTCGCAACCATATCTTGAAACCAATCTCTTATCTCTCGTATTTTGGCTGAGTGCCGGATTGCTTTTTGCGGTGGAGAGTATTTTTCGTAGAAATTCGAAGTCGGAAGGGCTATGA
- a CDS encoding glycosyltransferase, whose translation MKILEVNKFFYLRRGAERHFIDLVHLLEEHGNEVAVFAMAHPENIDSPYSKFFPSYVGFNKNDSTIFERLKGILRLWSIGNQRKMELLLEKFHPDVVHIHNIYHQLSPSILAPIKKRGISIVMTVHDYNLVSPDKDRSLRNLHGRWLRFLFDRNYALPKRILLLLKFLIEKQFRLYDRFIDAYIVPSEYLAGVLADFGISRERITVLPHFVSSASNVKSGSKIFEETGDSPDSANERVGYALYLGAVSEEKGVNDIAKIFDRLKFPLIVAGSAEKNFQPMQSGFVSFVGRKSKQEVQMLLENARLVVSGSHLEETFGLVALEAISAGKPFFGMNVGAYPEIIRQGHDGFLGKNVSELELGLQKYLSGELKLDASEMLCHRAEQEFNSTRYGDRILELFRSLADRKK comes from the coding sequence ATGAAAATCCTCGAAGTAAACAAATTCTTCTATCTGCGAAGAGGTGCTGAACGGCACTTTATCGACCTTGTTCACCTGCTTGAAGAACATGGCAATGAGGTGGCCGTTTTTGCTATGGCGCATCCGGAGAATATCGATTCTCCATACTCGAAGTTCTTTCCATCGTATGTCGGTTTTAATAAAAACGACTCCACGATTTTTGAGCGATTGAAGGGGATATTGCGTTTGTGGTCAATAGGAAATCAGAGAAAAATGGAATTGTTGCTTGAGAAATTTCACCCGGATGTGGTTCATATACATAATATCTACCATCAGCTTTCCCCGTCGATTCTCGCCCCCATAAAGAAGCGAGGTATCTCGATCGTTATGACGGTGCATGATTATAATCTTGTTTCTCCGGACAAGGATCGCTCACTCCGCAATCTTCATGGGAGATGGCTTCGGTTTCTTTTTGACAGGAACTACGCGCTTCCAAAGCGCATACTGCTTCTTCTGAAATTTCTTATTGAGAAGCAGTTCCGTCTTTATGACCGGTTCATAGATGCCTATATTGTTCCGAGCGAATACCTTGCGGGAGTACTTGCTGATTTTGGTATCTCCCGCGAAAGAATAACCGTGCTTCCGCATTTCGTTTCTTCTGCATCGAATGTTAAGTCGGGTTCGAAGATTTTCGAAGAGACTGGCGACAGTCCGGATAGCGCGAATGAAAGAGTGGGATATGCCTTGTACCTTGGCGCTGTTTCAGAAGAGAAAGGCGTGAATGACATTGCGAAAATATTTGATCGATTGAAATTCCCTCTTATAGTTGCCGGATCGGCAGAGAAAAATTTCCAACCGATGCAGAGTGGGTTCGTATCATTTGTAGGACGGAAATCAAAGCAGGAGGTGCAAATGCTCCTTGAAAATGCAAGGCTTGTGGTAAGCGGATCTCATTTGGAAGAGACATTTGGATTGGTCGCGCTCGAGGCGATTTCTGCGGGGAAGCCGTTCTTTGGAATGAATGTCGGAGCGTATCCGGAAATCATACGGCAAGGTCATGATGGATTCCTCGGAAAGAATGTGTCGGAATTGGAGCTCGGCCTGCAAAAATATCTCTCAGGCGAGTTGAAGCTGGACGCTAGCGAAATGCTGTGCCATCGGGCGGAGCAGGAATTCAATTCGACCCGGTATGGAGATCGTATCCTCGAGCTTTTTCGCTCTCTCGCAGATCGAAAGAAATGA
- a CDS encoding glycosyltransferase family 4 protein: MRIAFIGQKGIPTKSGGVEKYVEQLAVRMAERGHEVFVYARAHYTDPGLHAWKGVHIIHVPSIPTKHLDAFSHTLFATMHALFHRFDIIHYQAIGPSMLAFIPTLLLRHAKVVSTFHCRDYFHKKWGLIARTALRFGEWVACRVPKKTIVVSKELREYVKKIYHRQAEFIPNGANISEKAMATTLGEFGLREGRYVLSVGRLVGHKGVHYLIKAFLELEDTNKLPNNTKLVIVGSHANTEDYEAYLRLMAKDRDNVVFLGERFGRDLEELFSHAGLFVQPSESEGMPIALLESMAHALPTIASDIRVHREVLSGVGILFQNKNVADLRDKMAFLLNAPEEGEKLGIAAQNRIRAGYSWDAIAEKTLSVYQSLLPKRKQRKQLNARKKFHTYGIRSIGTEL, encoded by the coding sequence ATGCGTATCGCATTTATCGGACAAAAGGGTATCCCGACGAAATCCGGCGGCGTCGAAAAGTATGTCGAACAGCTGGCCGTTCGCATGGCAGAAAGAGGCCATGAGGTGTTTGTCTATGCGCGAGCACACTACACTGATCCGGGACTTCATGCCTGGAAAGGCGTGCATATTATTCATGTGCCGAGTATTCCGACGAAACACTTGGACGCTTTTTCTCATACGCTTTTTGCAACGATGCACGCACTCTTTCATCGATTTGACATCATTCATTACCAGGCGATTGGGCCATCGATGCTCGCTTTTATTCCGACATTGTTGCTGCGTCACGCCAAAGTCGTATCAACGTTCCATTGTCGCGACTATTTCCATAAGAAGTGGGGGTTGATCGCGCGAACGGCGTTGCGATTTGGTGAATGGGTCGCTTGCCGAGTGCCGAAAAAGACGATTGTGGTGTCGAAGGAGCTTCGCGAGTATGTGAAGAAGATCTATCATCGTCAGGCGGAATTTATTCCGAACGGGGCGAACATCTCCGAGAAAGCAATGGCGACGACGCTGGGCGAATTTGGGCTTCGCGAGGGTCGCTATGTGCTTTCTGTTGGACGGCTTGTGGGACACAAAGGCGTGCACTATCTGATCAAAGCGTTTCTTGAGCTTGAAGATACGAACAAATTGCCGAATAATACGAAACTGGTTATTGTTGGCTCGCACGCGAACACGGAAGACTATGAAGCATACCTCCGTTTGATGGCGAAGGATCGTGACAATGTTGTGTTTCTTGGCGAACGGTTTGGGCGCGACCTTGAAGAGCTATTTTCGCATGCGGGACTGTTTGTGCAGCCTTCTGAATCCGAAGGCATGCCGATTGCGCTGCTTGAATCTATGGCGCATGCTTTGCCGACCATCGCAAGCGATATCCGAGTGCACCGAGAAGTGCTTTCCGGAGTGGGTATTCTCTTCCAGAACAAGAATGTTGCCGATCTTCGCGACAAGATGGCATTTCTTTTGAATGCCCCAGAAGAGGGTGAGAAGCTTGGTATTGCGGCGCAGAACCGGATTCGGGCGGGATATTCTTGGGATGCGATCGCTGAAAAGACATTGTCTGTGTATC